One stretch of Brevibacillus laterosporus DNA includes these proteins:
- a CDS encoding GHKL domain-containing protein, with the protein MDTKLKGKYIPLLALIVSFYLLALSLLAAIDVFGNKQKLSKDYYFSTYSFTAKLDQFSALLERRYTEFKDYEKKSIAEKFPADRMEDLQREHKAELSDKIRAIKQNYNSEYAEEVNHLSDGEIEEWQTQKLAEIQKQYEAESKDLVKYLLPKKDKIFKELTHSLSIRDSTFHYYIQNKQTKEVYKNIDNLPTEEELKAKSLYYAKFPISNPPNSLTAINNRFKSADWSGYIMVPATLSEGNEVHSDYTYNLSIRDRLLKECLVGIVSFVGLIWIGIYLFKQKHESVLIIEKMAQMIRRIPIDIRVFLLGIVSLITLISLVQTSFFYSSPGIAHAFILTIFALLFVYIALHIYEAWCLVKDREQLHIQWQKSFIYQLKIIYQESILYKSLLFKVVLLAILSAGFGFSCLLILVGIVEHGGIFILLGFLYNMFYLFFVVPLTLRRIGTLNKIMKATEYMAAGQLNLHIEEPKDGNFKELAQNLNNMREGLKKSLDSQMKSEKLKTELITNVSHDLRTPLTSIINYVGFLKQDTLTPEESKEYISVLDQKTQRLKVLIDDLIEASKVASGSVEMHVEQVDIVSLLNQSLAEFTDKIPASGLTFRLHGDQPKMLVEVDGKKTWRVFENLISNAIKYSLPNTRVYLSLHEEVDRVLFTIKNVSAYEINFEVNELFERFKRGDQARHTEGSGLGLAIAKSIMDLQGGELLIEIDGDYFKVMAIFPKYSFHENKLKQE; encoded by the coding sequence TTGGATACAAAATTGAAGGGTAAATATATACCCTTACTTGCGCTAATTGTTAGCTTTTATTTACTTGCTTTATCATTGCTAGCTGCGATTGATGTTTTTGGTAACAAACAAAAATTAAGCAAGGATTATTACTTTTCCACCTATAGCTTTACAGCAAAACTGGATCAGTTCTCTGCTCTTTTGGAGCGTAGATATACAGAATTTAAAGATTACGAAAAAAAATCAATTGCTGAAAAGTTTCCTGCTGATCGCATGGAGGATTTACAACGTGAACACAAGGCAGAGTTAAGCGATAAAATACGGGCAATAAAACAAAACTACAACTCTGAGTATGCTGAAGAAGTTAACCACCTCTCTGATGGCGAGATTGAAGAATGGCAAACCCAAAAGCTAGCTGAAATACAGAAGCAATATGAGGCAGAATCCAAAGACCTTGTGAAATACCTTCTACCTAAAAAAGATAAGATATTCAAGGAGCTTACACACAGCCTTTCTATACGAGATAGTACCTTTCACTACTATATTCAAAATAAACAAACCAAAGAGGTTTATAAAAACATAGATAATCTTCCTACTGAAGAAGAATTAAAAGCAAAATCGCTATACTATGCAAAATTTCCGATTTCTAATCCTCCTAATTCTCTCACAGCGATTAATAACCGCTTCAAAAGCGCTGACTGGTCCGGATATATCATGGTTCCAGCTACCTTAAGTGAAGGAAATGAGGTTCATAGCGACTATACGTATAATCTATCAATCAGAGACCGACTGCTTAAAGAGTGTCTAGTAGGTATCGTCAGTTTTGTAGGACTTATCTGGATTGGGATCTATTTATTCAAACAAAAGCATGAATCTGTTCTAATCATAGAAAAAATGGCACAGATGATACGCCGTATACCGATTGATATTCGTGTTTTCTTACTAGGAATCGTTAGTTTGATTACGCTCATTTCATTAGTACAGACGTCCTTTTTCTATTCATCACCTGGTATAGCACACGCTTTTATACTAACGATTTTTGCGCTACTGTTTGTTTATATCGCCTTGCATATATATGAAGCTTGGTGTCTTGTGAAGGATCGAGAGCAGCTCCATATCCAATGGCAAAAGAGTTTTATATATCAACTAAAAATTATCTATCAAGAAAGCATCTTATACAAAAGTCTATTGTTTAAGGTGGTACTGCTAGCAATATTATCTGCTGGGTTTGGATTTAGTTGTCTGTTAATCCTCGTGGGAATTGTTGAACATGGTGGTATCTTTATACTCTTGGGCTTCTTGTATAACATGTTTTACCTATTTTTTGTAGTGCCACTTACCTTACGTAGAATAGGTACATTAAACAAGATCATGAAAGCTACGGAATATATGGCAGCAGGACAGCTTAACCTGCACATAGAGGAGCCAAAGGACGGGAATTTTAAAGAATTAGCCCAGAATCTCAATAATATGCGGGAAGGTTTAAAAAAATCATTGGATAGTCAAATGAAAAGTGAGAAATTAAAAACCGAGCTTATCACCAATGTCTCGCATGATTTGCGCACACCGCTTACCTCGATCATTAATTATGTAGGCTTTTTAAAACAGGACACACTGACCCCAGAAGAATCTAAAGAGTACATTAGCGTATTAGACCAAAAAACCCAGCGTTTAAAGGTACTTATTGATGATTTGATAGAAGCGTCCAAAGTTGCTAGCGGTTCTGTTGAAATGCATGTAGAACAGGTTGATATTGTATCTCTTCTAAATCAATCACTGGCCGAGTTTACTGATAAGATCCCTGCTTCAGGACTAACCTTCCGCCTACATGGCGATCAGCCCAAAATGTTAGTAGAGGTTGACGGAAAAAAGACTTGGCGTGTATTCGAAAACCTAATTAGTAATGCTATTAAGTACTCTTTACCTAACACCCGTGTTTATCTCTCTCTACACGAAGAAGTAGATCGTGTTCTCTTTACGATCAAAAATGTCTCTGCCTACGAGATTAACTTTGAAGTAAATGAGTTATTTGAACGCTTCAAGCGTGGCGACCAAGCCCGCCATACAGAAGGCTCAGGATTAGGGCTTGCCATAGCAAAGAGTATTATGGATTTGCAAGGTGGAGAGCTTCTCATTGAGATTGATGGTGATTACTTTAAAGTAATGGCGATCTTCCCTAAGTACAGCTTTCATGAAAACAAGTTGAAGCAAGAGTGA
- a CDS encoding ABC transporter ATP-binding protein, with amino-acid sequence MSILTVQGLSHGFGDRAIFNDVSFRLLKGEHIGLIGANGEGKSTFMNIITGKLEPDEGKIEWAKNVRVGYLDQHAVLQRGMSIRDVLRGAFQYLFDMEAEMNAICDKMADATPEELEQLLEDMGTIQDTLTNNDFYVIDAKIDEIARGLGLEDIGLERDVQDLSGGQRTKVLLAKLLLEKPDILLLDEPTNYLDEQHIEWLKRYLNEYENAFILISHDIPFLNSVINLIYHMSNQELGRYVGDYDNFMQIYEAKKSQLESAYKRQQQEISELKDFVARNKARVSTRNMAMSRQKKLDKMDVIEIAKEKPKPEFNFKESRASGKVILEAKDLVIGYDEPLSRPLELYMERGQKIALVGANGIGKTTLMRSILGQIQPISGDVRMGDYLQVGYFEQEMKGSNPNTCIEEAWQEFPSFTQFEVRAALAKCGLTTKHIESKIEVLSGGEKAKVRLCKLINRETNLLVLDEPTNHLDVDAKDELKRALKAYKGSILIICHEPEFYQDVVTDVWNCESWTTKVF; translated from the coding sequence ATGAGTATTTTAACCGTACAAGGTCTAAGCCATGGTTTTGGAGACCGTGCTATTTTTAATGACGTTTCCTTCCGTCTATTAAAAGGGGAACATATCGGGTTAATCGGTGCTAATGGCGAAGGGAAATCTACCTTCATGAACATTATCACAGGGAAACTGGAACCGGATGAAGGTAAGATTGAATGGGCGAAAAATGTACGCGTAGGCTATCTGGATCAGCATGCCGTGCTACAACGCGGCATGTCGATTCGCGATGTGTTACGTGGGGCGTTTCAATATCTTTTTGACATGGAAGCTGAGATGAATGCAATCTGTGACAAGATGGCAGATGCTACTCCAGAAGAGTTAGAACAACTTCTTGAAGATATGGGGACCATTCAGGATACGTTAACTAACAATGACTTTTACGTCATTGACGCTAAAATAGATGAGATTGCTCGTGGACTGGGTCTAGAAGACATCGGTTTGGAACGAGATGTACAAGATTTGAGCGGTGGACAGCGTACCAAAGTATTGCTTGCTAAGCTACTTTTAGAGAAACCAGACATCCTATTACTAGATGAGCCGACCAACTATCTGGATGAACAGCATATTGAATGGCTAAAACGCTACTTAAATGAATATGAGAATGCATTTATTTTGATCTCGCATGACATTCCATTCTTAAATAGCGTAATTAACTTGATTTATCATATGTCTAATCAAGAGTTGGGCCGTTATGTTGGGGATTATGATAACTTCATGCAAATTTATGAGGCGAAAAAATCACAACTTGAATCCGCTTATAAACGCCAACAACAAGAGATCTCTGAGCTTAAAGACTTCGTAGCACGCAACAAAGCACGTGTATCTACTCGTAATATGGCGATGTCTCGTCAGAAGAAACTAGATAAAATGGATGTTATTGAGATTGCTAAGGAAAAACCAAAACCAGAGTTTAACTTTAAGGAATCACGCGCATCCGGCAAAGTGATTTTGGAGGCAAAAGATCTGGTTATCGGTTATGATGAGCCATTGTCTCGCCCGCTCGAATTGTATATGGAGCGCGGACAAAAAATCGCATTGGTTGGTGCGAATGGTATCGGTAAAACAACCTTAATGCGTAGCATTTTAGGTCAAATTCAGCCGATCTCTGGCGATGTGCGCATGGGTGATTACCTTCAGGTTGGTTACTTTGAACAAGAGATGAAAGGTAGTAATCCTAATACGTGTATTGAAGAAGCGTGGCAGGAATTCCCATCGTTCACACAATTTGAAGTGCGTGCAGCTTTAGCGAAATGTGGACTTACAACCAAGCATATCGAGAGCAAGATTGAAGTATTGAGCGGGGGCGAGAAGGCGAAAGTACGCCTATGCAAGCTAATTAACCGTGAAACCAATTTACTGGTATTGGACGAGCCAACGAATCACTTGGATGTTGATGCAAAGGATGAGCTGAAACGCGCCTTGAAAGCATACAAGGGTAGTATTCTAATCATCTGCCACGAACCTGAATTCTATCAGGATGTTGTGACTGATGTGTGGAATTGCGAATCTTGGACGACAAAGGTGTTTTAA
- a CDS encoding haloacid dehalogenase-like hydrolase codes for MKKTKVILSVGLSLSLMLGAAPTFAAPLATASATQIAQQQLPLLDQGKWAEKTHDAVQKMIDQYGVKSPNYKADKKPYAVFDWDNTSIMHDTQEALLIYQINHLTFKLTPEEFAKVLVMNVPKGPFADQYKTVDGKAITMENVSADIISDYKFLYENYKGFKGKKSLEEVTKTDQFNDFRAKMYFLYDAINGSHGSDVGYPWVLYFLTNMSVDEIQTLAETSNDYGLGDAIRKINYTSPKTLSGKAGVISVTYTSGLRLAPEVANMMNTFRSNGIDVYVVSASMEEVVEVFASNPKYGYNIPKENVIGMQLEKDAKGVVQPVYKKDWFKTVYGGKTEVIKAELVKKHGGNGPLFVAGDSNGDYEMMTQFPDTKLALILNRLKDGTIGQASKLAVEDMKKQDPKFVLQGRDENTGMWIPTESTIKVGSTKAELLPSK; via the coding sequence ATGAAAAAAACTAAAGTAATTCTAAGTGTTGGTTTATCCTTATCACTTATGCTAGGTGCCGCGCCAACATTCGCTGCTCCTCTAGCAACAGCTTCTGCTACACAAATTGCTCAACAGCAATTACCATTGCTTGACCAAGGTAAATGGGCTGAAAAAACTCATGATGCCGTTCAAAAAATGATTGATCAATATGGTGTAAAAAGCCCTAATTACAAAGCAGATAAAAAGCCTTATGCTGTTTTTGACTGGGATAACACCAGCATCATGCACGATACTCAGGAAGCCCTACTTATTTATCAAATCAATCATCTGACTTTCAAATTAACACCAGAAGAATTTGCAAAGGTTTTGGTTATGAACGTTCCAAAGGGTCCGTTTGCTGATCAGTACAAAACTGTAGATGGCAAAGCGATTACAATGGAAAATGTTTCCGCTGATATCATTTCTGACTACAAATTCTTATATGAAAATTATAAAGGCTTCAAAGGTAAAAAATCCTTAGAGGAAGTCACTAAAACTGACCAATTCAACGATTTCCGCGCAAAAATGTACTTCTTATATGATGCAATCAACGGTTCTCACGGTAGCGATGTAGGCTATCCTTGGGTTCTTTACTTCTTAACTAACATGAGCGTTGATGAAATTCAAACACTAGCGGAAACCTCCAATGACTACGGTCTAGGTGATGCCATTCGCAAAATTAACTATACAAGTCCAAAAACGCTTAGTGGAAAAGCTGGCGTAATCAGCGTTACATACACTTCCGGTCTTCGTCTGGCTCCAGAGGTTGCTAACATGATGAATACCTTCCGCTCTAATGGTATCGACGTATACGTTGTGTCTGCATCTATGGAAGAGGTAGTAGAAGTATTTGCTTCAAATCCGAAGTATGGCTATAACATTCCAAAAGAAAACGTAATTGGTATGCAATTGGAGAAGGATGCTAAAGGTGTCGTTCAACCTGTGTACAAAAAAGATTGGTTCAAAACTGTTTATGGTGGAAAAACAGAAGTAATTAAAGCTGAACTTGTGAAAAAACATGGTGGAAATGGTCCTCTATTTGTAGCTGGCGATAGCAATGGCGATTATGAGATGATGACTCAATTCCCTGATACGAAACTAGCTCTAATTCTAAACCGTCTAAAAGATGGCACTATCGGTCAAGCCTCCAAATTAGCGGTAGAAGATATGAAAAAACAAGACCCTAAATTCGTACTACAAGGTCGCGATGAAAACACAGGCATGTGGATTCCTACTGAGTCAACAATTAAAGTAGGTAGCACAAAAGCTGAACTACTTCCAAGCAAGTAA
- a CDS encoding YhgE/Pip domain-containing protein — MNNIFLIFKRDVKNIVTNWAAAIIISGLVFLPSLYAWFNIEASWDPYGQTGGIKIAVSNLDKGAELRGNKLNIGKEIIASLKENKKIGWVFLDEDKAMKGVKHGDYYASITIPANFSERIATVLSKNPQKAEIIYNVNEKINAISPKITSKGASGVTEEVNRNFIKTANGTIFRIFNEIGIQLESELPTIKRLIELIYKVEGSFPEVHKVISTAGDDLKKADDILKKAQNNLPVITHLAQDAEKLSVHVGEFLDHSADAIGTLTPTIKENLLVIQQTSVLTEKLFGILQDISFVPSLAKVELDRTAERLERAIGVTDRLIGVFEPLSNLTGNRLHFVTDKLKNIKSTFEKQQTILTTIADAIERGERPAEQLVDQFIQLSRDTSQAIDDLINRFDTQIEPLIIQGIEKAKKDANQARSVLKDAINSIPDVQKILNDAAKGLSLGSKDLLLLQKNLPGVETKIKDLAKRIRALEKEGNLEEVIDLLKTNAEKESQFFAEPVILKENRLYPIPNYGSAMSPFFTTLSLWVGALLLVSLLSVEVHDHEHSFKSYEVYFGRYLTFGMLALLQSVMVTMGDMFILGAYVADKLWFVLFGLMLSAVFMLIVYTLVSVFGNVGKAMAIVLLVLQLAGSGGTFPIQVTPPFFQAIYPFLPFTYAISMMREAVGGILWDVINKDIMMMTAYAGIALVIGLALKKFINRSSAKLVKKAKESQLIH, encoded by the coding sequence ATGAATAATATTTTTTTGATTTTTAAAAGAGACGTAAAAAATATTGTGACGAATTGGGCAGCTGCCATTATTATTTCTGGACTTGTTTTCCTACCTTCTCTCTATGCTTGGTTTAACATTGAAGCTTCTTGGGACCCGTATGGGCAGACGGGTGGCATTAAGATTGCTGTGTCTAACTTGGACAAAGGAGCGGAACTACGCGGTAATAAGCTTAATATTGGCAAAGAAATCATTGCCTCATTAAAAGAGAATAAAAAGATTGGCTGGGTATTTCTTGATGAGGATAAAGCAATGAAAGGGGTAAAACATGGTGATTATTATGCGAGTATCACCATACCTGCCAATTTCTCGGAACGAATCGCAACTGTTTTGTCCAAAAACCCGCAAAAAGCTGAAATTATCTATAACGTAAATGAGAAAATTAATGCTATCTCGCCAAAAATCACTTCAAAAGGGGCGAGTGGTGTTACGGAGGAAGTAAATCGTAATTTTATCAAAACAGCAAACGGTACCATCTTCCGTATTTTTAATGAAATCGGCATTCAGTTAGAGAGTGAGTTACCTACGATTAAACGATTAATTGAGCTAATATACAAAGTAGAAGGCTCTTTCCCAGAAGTACATAAAGTTATTTCTACAGCTGGTGACGATCTGAAAAAAGCGGATGATATTTTAAAGAAGGCCCAAAATAATCTACCAGTGATAACGCATCTTGCCCAAGATGCTGAAAAGCTCTCTGTGCATGTAGGAGAGTTCTTGGATCACAGTGCAGATGCCATTGGAACCTTAACACCAACAATAAAAGAAAACTTATTGGTGATTCAACAAACCTCTGTGCTAACCGAAAAATTGTTTGGCATTCTACAAGATATTAGTTTTGTGCCCAGCTTGGCTAAAGTGGAGCTTGATCGCACCGCTGAACGCTTAGAGAGAGCAATAGGTGTCACGGATCGCTTGATAGGTGTGTTTGAGCCACTATCCAATTTAACAGGGAATCGTTTGCATTTCGTTACGGATAAGCTTAAAAATATAAAATCTACATTTGAAAAGCAACAAACCATTCTAACTACCATTGCAGATGCAATCGAGCGAGGAGAAAGACCCGCTGAGCAACTAGTTGATCAGTTCATTCAGTTGTCCAGAGACACATCGCAAGCTATTGATGACCTTATCAATCGATTTGATACCCAGATTGAACCGCTCATTATACAGGGGATTGAGAAAGCGAAAAAAGATGCTAATCAAGCGAGGTCAGTGCTCAAGGATGCAATCAATAGCATCCCAGATGTTCAAAAAATCTTAAATGATGCCGCGAAAGGACTATCATTGGGAAGTAAGGATCTTTTGCTCCTTCAAAAAAATCTGCCTGGGGTAGAAACGAAAATCAAAGACTTGGCGAAACGCATTAGAGCATTAGAAAAAGAGGGTAATTTAGAAGAAGTGATTGATCTATTGAAAACAAATGCAGAGAAAGAGAGCCAATTTTTCGCTGAACCAGTTATTTTAAAAGAAAATCGGTTATACCCGATTCCTAACTACGGATCAGCAATGTCGCCGTTCTTTACCACGTTATCCTTGTGGGTAGGTGCACTATTATTGGTATCCTTGCTAAGCGTAGAGGTTCATGATCATGAGCATTCTTTTAAAAGTTACGAGGTCTATTTTGGCAGGTATCTGACATTTGGAATGCTAGCCCTACTACAATCAGTTATGGTAACTATGGGTGATATGTTTATTTTAGGTGCCTATGTAGCAGATAAATTATGGTTTGTCTTATTCGGATTAATGCTTAGTGCGGTGTTCATGCTGATTGTTTATACGCTTGTCTCTGTTTTTGGAAACGTAGGGAAAGCGATGGCAATCGTGCTTCTGGTGCTACAGCTTGCCGGCTCTGGAGGGACATTCCCTATTCAAGTAACACCACCATTTTTCCAAGCTATCTATCCTTTCCTGCCCTTTACGTATGCGATTAGTATGATGCGAGAGGCTGTAGGTGGAATTTTGTGGGACGTTATCAATAAGGATATCATGATGATGACTGCCTACGCAGGAATTGCTTTGGTCATTGGATTAGCTTTAAAAAAATTCATAAATCGTTCGTCGGCTAAATTAGTTAAAAAAGCTAAGGAGAGCCAGCTGATTCACTGA
- a CDS encoding zinc ribbon domain-containing protein, whose amino-acid sequence MPTYVFQCQDCGPFEETMSMNRVTEIIDCPFCTNEAIRLYTPPGLITSSAVLRQRVEQSALPKVVRREHSATHSCRHSYPSHFPTGVPNTSSAKRPWQVSH is encoded by the coding sequence ATGCCAACCTACGTCTTTCAATGCCAAGATTGCGGACCATTTGAAGAAACGATGAGCATGAATCGTGTTACGGAGATAATTGATTGTCCCTTTTGTACAAATGAAGCGATCAGATTGTATACACCACCAGGACTAATCACTTCCTCCGCTGTATTACGCCAACGTGTGGAGCAAAGTGCCCTCCCTAAGGTCGTACGCCGTGAACATTCCGCCACGCACTCCTGTAGACACTCTTACCCTTCTCACTTTCCTACTGGTGTACCTAATACGTCTTCAGCCAAGCGACCTTGGCAGGTAAGTCATTAA
- a CDS encoding HAMP domain-containing protein — MWEGTPLFHTIRAKLIIAFVLCITIPIALISSVVYLDMKKQIHQDFLEANTKEVAQVDNGVSIYFNSIRENVTMLASSALLQKTDATIKSYKNESGTVKINAMANGGIEAELSQEFKRYIQAHPNTSSLFVATEFSGYTQYPAKDMSPHYDPRERPWYKDAMQEPGQAVITDPYILSGTDTIAVSIVTQLRDMSGKAVGVLGIDTNLLNLTEVLKGMKIGETGHVMMISPDGTVLANPQYPEMISKNVKDLENKTLAQLSDMSTGQLDVVMENQNFLTNVYTSPKTGWKYISFIEQSELNSSIDHIFFLILIMSAILGAIALVASIILAGKFSRPITTLIGHMQEIGEGNLTNEVPTHLLQRKDELGTLANSLQSMQLSIKYLISEIVSASKKLVASSDQVSSHVETNIMAIDKIAENVKEVAGGADNQLMRTEESAKGMEEMALGIQRIAESTSSIAEFSLDTTQEAENGNNTVQHAVNQMSNIGVSVEHSLSVVRILQDRSNEIVKIVDMITDISSQTNLLALNASIEAARAGEHGRGFAVVADEVRKLAEQSSESAGKIANLINEVHGETNRAMESMNDVNHSVSNGVQMVQDSGEAFQRILQQIKNITEQIHDNSAISEEMSAASEEIASSVDETAHIAKLSADYMQNVSVSSESQVTAMLALQGSSEELRHISRELIGLIERFRV, encoded by the coding sequence ATGTGGGAGGGAACGCCTTTGTTTCATACGATAAGAGCCAAGCTAATCATTGCATTTGTTTTATGTATTACGATCCCGATCGCCCTTATTAGTAGCGTTGTTTACTTGGATATGAAAAAACAGATTCACCAGGATTTCTTGGAGGCTAACACTAAGGAAGTAGCCCAAGTGGATAATGGCGTATCTATTTATTTTAATTCCATCCGTGAGAATGTGACCATGCTTGCCAGCTCTGCTCTGTTACAAAAAACAGATGCAACGATCAAGTCATATAAGAATGAATCTGGCACAGTTAAAATAAATGCCATGGCGAATGGCGGTATAGAAGCTGAACTGAGCCAGGAATTTAAACGCTACATTCAGGCCCATCCAAATACTTCATCTTTATTTGTAGCCACTGAGTTTAGCGGATATACACAGTATCCTGCAAAAGATATGAGCCCACATTATGACCCCCGCGAACGTCCTTGGTATAAAGATGCTATGCAAGAACCCGGACAAGCGGTAATCACCGATCCTTATATCTTGTCAGGAACAGATACTATTGCTGTTAGTATCGTTACACAGCTTCGTGATATGAGCGGAAAAGCAGTAGGTGTCCTTGGTATTGATACGAACCTACTAAATTTAACGGAAGTATTAAAAGGAATGAAGATTGGGGAAACCGGTCATGTGATGATGATTTCACCTGATGGTACTGTACTTGCCAATCCTCAATACCCGGAGATGATCTCCAAAAATGTGAAAGACTTAGAAAATAAAACGTTAGCCCAACTAAGTGATATGTCGACAGGTCAACTGGATGTCGTTATGGAAAATCAAAACTTTTTAACGAACGTCTATACCTCACCGAAAACAGGCTGGAAATATATCTCGTTTATTGAACAAAGTGAGCTTAATAGTAGCATCGATCATATCTTCTTCCTGATTCTTATCATGAGCGCAATCTTAGGTGCTATTGCTCTGGTAGCCTCTATTATTCTAGCTGGTAAATTCTCTAGACCAATTACAACCTTAATTGGTCACATGCAAGAAATTGGGGAAGGTAATTTGACCAATGAAGTACCAACTCATTTGCTTCAGCGCAAAGACGAGCTGGGTACCCTGGCTAATTCCCTGCAATCCATGCAATTGTCCATTAAATATCTAATTTCAGAGATTGTATCAGCATCCAAAAAGCTAGTAGCATCCTCAGACCAAGTATCCTCCCATGTGGAGACTAATATTATGGCTATCGACAAGATTGCTGAAAATGTAAAAGAAGTGGCAGGCGGAGCAGATAATCAGCTCATGCGTACAGAGGAAAGTGCCAAAGGAATGGAAGAAATGGCATTGGGTATTCAACGAATTGCTGAATCTACCTCCTCAATTGCGGAATTCTCGCTTGATACGACCCAAGAAGCTGAGAACGGGAATAACACGGTACAGCACGCAGTAAACCAAATGAGCAACATCGGTGTATCTGTAGAGCACTCCCTCTCTGTCGTGAGAATCTTGCAAGATCGTTCTAACGAGATTGTTAAAATTGTAGATATGATTACAGACATCTCTTCCCAGACCAACCTACTTGCTCTTAATGCAAGCATAGAGGCTGCCCGTGCAGGAGAACATGGTAGAGGATTTGCTGTGGTTGCAGATGAGGTAAGGAAGCTTGCAGAACAATCTTCAGAGTCTGCTGGTAAAATCGCTAACCTAATCAATGAAGTACACGGAGAGACAAATCGTGCAATGGAATCTATGAATGATGTAAACCATAGCGTCTCTAACGGTGTTCAAATGGTACAAGATTCAGGTGAAGCCTTCCAACGCATCCTACAACAAATTAAAAATATAACGGAACAAATTCATGATAACTCTGCAATTTCTGAGGAAATGTCTGCTGCCAGTGAAGAGATTGCTTCTTCTGTTGATGAGACAGCACATATCGCTAAGCTTTCTGCTGATTACATGCAAAATGTGTCCGTGTCCTCTGAGTCTCAGGTAACAGCGATGCTAGCTCTTCAAGGATCATCTGAGGAACTACGTCATATCTCTCGAGAATTAATCGGCTTGATTGAACGTTTCCGGGTATAA
- a CDS encoding glycerol-3-phosphate responsive antiterminator, whose translation MNQSEFYARLEKHKIIASIKQPKSLERALEAPISAVVLSIGNLGTMKRYVDLFQSHQIPVFLHLERMGGISYDREGMAYLGENVKPTGIVTTRNTLIKLAKKHGMLTIQRLFLVDSDSLKSGIHSIQETQPDAVEIMPALLPEYIIEYRNSLQQPIIAGGLITKREQMVTALQHGAIAVSLGNHQLWKENMGNEELQLSSI comes from the coding sequence ATGAACCAATCTGAGTTTTACGCCAGATTAGAAAAGCATAAAATCATTGCATCAATTAAACAGCCAAAATCCCTGGAACGTGCATTGGAGGCTCCAATCAGCGCTGTAGTGCTTTCTATCGGGAATTTGGGCACAATGAAACGCTATGTTGATTTGTTTCAATCACATCAGATTCCGGTTTTTCTTCACCTGGAACGCATGGGAGGCATTAGCTACGACCGGGAAGGCATGGCCTACTTGGGAGAGAATGTGAAGCCGACAGGAATCGTTACAACGCGTAACACGCTGATCAAATTAGCCAAAAAACATGGAATGCTTACTATCCAACGTTTGTTCTTAGTTGATAGCGATTCTTTGAAATCTGGAATTCATTCTATTCAGGAAACGCAGCCGGATGCAGTGGAGATTATGCCTGCCTTGTTGCCGGAGTACATCATTGAGTATCGAAACTCCCTTCAACAGCCGATTATAGCAGGTGGTTTGATCACAAAGCGTGAACAGATGGTGACTGCCCTTCAACACGGAGCCATTGCAGTGTCCTTAGGAAATCATCAGTTGTGGAAGGAGAATATGGGGAATGAAGAATTGCAGCTCTCTT
- a CDS encoding DNA-binding response regulator yields MSKYQVLVVDDEVEIREAIKIYLRNEDISVFQAKNGLEALEILEQEEIHLILLDIMMPIMDGIKATFTIRETKNIPIIMLSAKSEDTDIVLGLNVGADDYITKPFNPVELIARVKSQLRRYTNLGNYKVREGETTVGGLTLNTNAKTVTVDGEEIRLTATEYKILELLMVNKGHVFSIEEIYEKVWKEPYYNAENTVAVHVRRIREKIEINPKEPKYLKVVWGIGYKIEG; encoded by the coding sequence ATGTCAAAATATCAGGTGCTAGTTGTCGATGACGAAGTAGAAATCAGAGAAGCCATTAAAATCTATTTGCGCAATGAAGATATTTCCGTGTTTCAGGCGAAAAACGGTTTGGAAGCATTAGAGATTCTGGAACAAGAAGAGATTCACCTTATCCTACTAGATATTATGATGCCAATTATGGACGGGATTAAAGCAACCTTTACAATCAGAGAAACGAAAAATATTCCTATCATCATGCTTTCAGCCAAGTCCGAGGATACCGATATTGTACTTGGCCTAAACGTAGGGGCTGATGATTACATTACCAAGCCATTCAATCCGGTTGAATTAATTGCCCGTGTTAAATCTCAATTGCGCAGATATACCAATTTAGGAAATTACAAAGTACGTGAAGGCGAAACGACAGTCGGTGGTTTGACCCTTAATACAAATGCCAAAACCGTAACGGTGGACGGTGAAGAAATTCGTTTGACCGCGACTGAGTACAAAATTCTAGAGCTGTTAATGGTTAATAAAGGTCATGTTTTTTCTATTGAGGAAATCTATGAAAAAGTGTGGAAGGAACCCTATTACAATGCGGAAAATACAGTGGCCGTTCATGTCCGTAGAATTCGCGAAAAAATTGAAATCAACCCGAAAGAGCCCAAATATTTAAAGGTGGTGTGGGGCATTGGATACAAAATTGAAGGGTAA